The Catenuloplanes niger genome includes a window with the following:
- a CDS encoding Maf family protein, giving the protein MQISNRPRLILGSASPARRTLLKSAGIDVDVIVSGVDESAVEAVSADTLCQVLARLKAAAVADRVRQTEAATLPGTGPATLVLGCDSVLAFDGEILGKPADADDAVRRWQAMRGRSGTLHTGHSLVDVGGGRVAEGVAATVVHFADVSDDEIKAYVGTGEPLHVAGSFTIDGLGGAFVERIEGDHGTVVGLSLPLLRRLVAELGHSITDFWATA; this is encoded by the coding sequence GTGCAGATCTCGAACCGGCCGCGCCTGATCCTGGGCTCGGCGAGCCCGGCCCGCCGTACCCTCCTGAAGTCCGCCGGGATCGATGTGGACGTGATCGTCAGCGGGGTGGACGAGTCGGCGGTGGAGGCGGTCAGCGCGGACACGTTGTGCCAGGTTCTGGCGCGGCTGAAGGCGGCCGCGGTGGCCGACCGGGTGCGGCAGACGGAGGCGGCGACGCTGCCGGGGACCGGTCCGGCGACGCTGGTGCTGGGGTGTGACTCGGTGCTGGCCTTCGACGGGGAGATCCTGGGCAAGCCGGCGGACGCGGACGACGCGGTGCGCCGCTGGCAGGCGATGCGCGGGCGGAGCGGGACGCTGCACACCGGTCACAGCCTGGTCGACGTGGGTGGCGGGCGGGTGGCCGAGGGTGTCGCCGCGACGGTCGTGCACTTCGCGGACGTGTCCGACGACGAGATCAAGGCCTACGTGGGTACGGGTGAGCCGCTGCACGTCGCTGGTTCGTTCACGATCGACGGGCTGGGTGGCGCGTTCGTGGAGCGGATCGAGGGCGACCACGGGACCGTGGTCGGGCTGTCGTTGCCGCTGCTGCGCCGGCTCGTCGCGGAGCTCGGTCACTCCATCACGGACTTCTGGGCCACCGCCTGA
- a CDS encoding MFS transporter, translating into MRFHRDRATWLIYVQLGLWGYFLYGFGPVVPLLRDEQGTTAAVAGLHSTALAVGGLLSGVLYPPLSRRLGRARTMWCALGGVTAATILLISFRPLPVTLTAATLASMCGWTVVSCAVSALTARHGPLAPTAITEANAAAVGFGMISPLLTGLGVRLWDTWRPGIGALILLVAITITTSAVRRTRRPPTPAPSGIRGRPGGPAAQAGPGDLIVPAGPAGPAGFARSSASAGPAGSGGADGGAAPAGFEGSGGPPGSGGSSASAGAGVGEEARAGARVPSQRLPRSYWLAWSMLCVTGSIEVCLSLWAADVLRGHAGMSPGGASATVAAIVGGMFAGRLAGSRIALRVPPVPLLLAALGVSAIGFVLFWTPPVGWLAATGLIVLGFGNAMHYPLTISLALAAAPGQADLAAARANYTAVIGFGAAPLLLGALSDHIGPHPAFLLLPALIVTAALLTLRLRHSVPPRLT; encoded by the coding sequence GTGCGTTTCCACCGTGACCGGGCCACGTGGCTGATCTACGTCCAGCTCGGACTGTGGGGCTACTTCCTCTACGGCTTCGGGCCGGTCGTTCCGCTGCTCCGCGACGAACAGGGCACCACCGCCGCGGTCGCCGGCCTGCACAGCACCGCACTCGCGGTCGGTGGCCTGCTCAGCGGCGTGCTCTACCCACCGCTGTCCCGCCGTCTCGGCCGGGCGCGCACCATGTGGTGCGCGCTCGGCGGCGTCACGGCCGCCACGATCCTGCTGATCTCGTTCCGCCCGCTGCCGGTCACGCTCACCGCCGCGACGCTGGCCTCCATGTGCGGCTGGACGGTGGTGAGCTGCGCGGTCAGCGCCCTCACCGCACGCCACGGCCCGCTCGCCCCGACCGCGATCACCGAGGCCAACGCGGCGGCGGTCGGCTTCGGCATGATCTCCCCGCTGCTGACCGGGCTCGGCGTACGGCTCTGGGACACCTGGCGTCCCGGCATCGGCGCGCTCATCCTGCTGGTCGCCATCACCATCACCACATCCGCGGTACGACGCACCCGCCGCCCGCCCACGCCCGCCCCCTCCGGCATCCGCGGCCGGCCCGGTGGTCCCGCCGCCCAGGCCGGCCCCGGCGACCTCATCGTGCCTGCCGGTCCTGCCGGTCCTGCCGGGTTTGCGCGTTCTTCCGCGTCAGCCGGTCCTGCGGGCTCCGGCGGGGCCGACGGTGGGGCCGCGCCTGCCGGGTTCGAGGGCTCGGGTGGTCCGCCCGGTTCCGGCGGCTCGAGTGCCTCCGCCGGGGCCGGAGTCGGGGAAGAGGCCAGGGCCGGTGCCCGGGTTCCGTCCCAGCGGCTTCCCCGGTCGTACTGGCTGGCCTGGTCCATGCTCTGTGTCACCGGGTCGATCGAGGTCTGCCTGTCGCTCTGGGCCGCCGACGTCCTCCGCGGCCACGCCGGCATGTCACCCGGCGGCGCCTCCGCCACCGTCGCCGCGATCGTCGGCGGCATGTTCGCCGGTCGCCTCGCCGGCAGCCGGATCGCGCTGCGCGTCCCGCCGGTCCCGCTGCTGCTCGCCGCACTCGGCGTCTCCGCCATCGGCTTCGTCCTGTTCTGGACGCCGCCGGTCGGCTGGCTCGCCGCCACCGGCCTGATCGTGCTCGGGTTCGGCAACGCGATGCACTACCCGCTCACCATCTCCCTCGCCCTGGCCGCCGCTCCCGGCCAGGCCGACCTCGCGGCCGCCAGGGCCAACTACACCGCCGTGATCGGCTTCGGCGCGGCCCCGCTCCTGCTCGGCGCGCTCTCCGACCACATCGGCCCGCACCCGGCCTTCCTGCTGCTGCCCGCTCTCATCGTCACGGCCGCGCTGCTCACGCTCCGCCTCCGCCACTCCGTGCCCCCACGGCTCACCTGA
- a CDS encoding O-methyltransferase, which produces MDFKTLPHSPELYAYALAHGMPLDDLTRELIAETHAALSPRESDMQVSPEQAGLLTLLTRLTGARTAVEVGTFTGLSALSIARGLPEDGRLTCFDISAEYTAVARRYWTRAGVDKKIELRIGAAADGLRELPAEPHIDLVFIDADKVGYPAYWAELVPRMNPGGLLIIDNVLRAGHVLAPRNDADRAIARFNDIVAADDRVDAIILPLADGITLARRR; this is translated from the coding sequence ATGGATTTCAAGACGCTGCCGCATTCGCCGGAGTTGTACGCGTACGCGCTGGCTCATGGTATGCCGTTGGACGATCTCACCCGGGAGCTGATCGCCGAGACGCACGCGGCGCTGAGCCCGCGGGAGTCGGACATGCAGGTCTCGCCGGAGCAGGCCGGCCTGCTGACGCTGCTGACCAGGCTGACGGGCGCGCGCACGGCGGTCGAGGTGGGCACGTTCACCGGGCTGTCGGCGCTGTCGATCGCTCGCGGACTGCCCGAGGACGGGCGGCTGACCTGCTTCGACATCTCGGCGGAGTACACGGCGGTGGCGCGCCGGTACTGGACGCGCGCGGGCGTGGACAAGAAGATCGAGCTGCGGATCGGGGCGGCCGCGGACGGGCTGCGGGAGCTGCCCGCGGAGCCGCACATCGACCTGGTGTTCATCGACGCGGACAAGGTCGGCTACCCGGCCTACTGGGCGGAGCTGGTGCCGCGGATGAACCCGGGTGGCCTGCTGATCATCGACAACGTGCTCCGCGCCGGTCACGTACTGGCCCCGCGCAACGACGCGGACCGGGCGATCGCACGCTTCAACGACATCGTGGCCGCCGACGACCGGGTCGACGCGATCATCCTGCCGCTGGCGGACGGCATCACCCTCGCCCGCCGCCGCTGA